The DNA segment GGCGACCGCGCCGATCACCCGGCGGCCGTTGACGGTGGTGCCGTTGGTGGAGCCGAGGTCCCGGAGAATCCACAGCCCGCCCTGGTGGCTGAGTTCGGCGTGCACCCGGGAGACCGTCTCATGGGTCAGCCGCAGCCCGTTGCCCGGGTCGCGGCCTATCCGCAGCGGGCGGGTGTGGGCCGGTCCCGGCAGCAGCAGCTTGGGCAGCCGCTCGGCCTGCCAGGCGCGGCGCAGTCGTACCGTGAAACCGGAGACGGCCTCCACGGTGCCGAAGACCACGCGGGACAGGCGGCTGTCGCGGGGCAGGTCGGCGACGAGGACGGCGAGTTCGTCGGCGTGGCGCGCGGCGAGCGCCAGTTCCATGCGGCGCACGAACGTCTCGTGCGACAGCCGGCCCTTGGCCGCGCCGTCCCGCAGCACCTCCAGGGCCGCTTCCCGCTCCGTGTCGGACAGCCGCGCGGACGCCGGGGCCGGGGCGGTGGGGAACTCGAAGGACGACGTCACGCCTGTGATTGTCGGTCAGTGGGCGACGCGTGTCCAGAAAGCGGGTAATCGGCGCCCGCCGGACGGTACTTCCGCGCGGGCCGCCCGGGGAACTTCGCACGACACCTGAGGGGAAAGGCCCCGATCGGAGGGGAGATCGAGGGCGGGGGCGGGCACGATGGGAGCGCGGGACATCACGGTGAACAGACGAAGGGGAACCGTCCGTGCAGTTCGAGGTGTGGGCACCGCAGGCAGACCGGGTGACGCTCCAGTGCGAGGGCGCCACGCGGGCGTTGGCGCGCGATCCGGAGCGCGGGGGCTGGTGGAAGGGGGAGGCGGCGGCCGGTGACGGCGCCCGGTACGGGTTCGCGCTGGACGACGGTCCGGTGCTGCCCGACCCGCGCTCGCGCCGCCAGCCGGACGGTCCGGACGGGCTCAGCGCGGTCGTGGACCAGGAGCGGTACCGGTGGCGGGTGCCATGGCCGGGGCGGGAGTTGCCGGGCGCGGTGCTCTACGAGCTGCATGTGGGCACGTACACCCCCGAGGGCACGCTGGACGCGGCGGCGGACCGGCTCGGTCATCTGGTGGAACTGGGCATCACGCACGTGGAGTTGATGCCTCTCTGCCCGTTTCCCGGGCGGCACGGCTGGGGGTACGACGGGGTGGCGCCCTGGGCGGTGCACGAGCCGTACGGCGGCCCCGAGGCGCTGAAGCGGTTCGTGGACCGGGCGCACGAGCTGGGGCTCGGTGTCGTCCTGGACGTCGTGCACAACCACTTGGGGCCCTCCGGTAACTATCTGCCGTCCTTCGGGCCGTACTTCACCGACACGCACACCACACCGTGGGGCGCGGCGATGAACCTGGACGCGCCCGGCTCGGACGAGGTACGCGCGTTCCTCGTCGGCAGCGCGCTGGCGTGGCTGCGGGACTTCCGGCTCGACGGGCTGCGCCTGGACGCGGTGCACGCGCTGTACGACACCCGGGCCGTCCACTTCCTGGAGGAGCTGTCGGCGGCCGTCGACCACCTGGCGGCGGAGGTGGGCCGGCCGCTGTTCCTGATCGCCGAGACCGATCTCAACGATCCGCGCTTGATCACGCCGCGCGGGGAGCACGGGCTCGGGCTGCACGCGCAGTGGAACGACGACTTCCACCACGCCCTGCACACCGCGCTGACCGGCGAGTCCCAGGGCTACTACGCCGACTTCGCGCGCGACCCCTTCGCCGCGCTGGCCAGGACGCTGACCGGGGGCTACTTCCACGACGGCACCTACTCCGGTTTCCGGGGCCGGCACCACGGGCGCCCGCTGGACCGGGCGCGGGTGGCTGGGCACCGGCTGCTCGGCTACTCCCAGACCCATGACCAGATCGGCAACCGCGCCCAGGGCGACCGGCTCTGCGCGCACCTCTCCCCGGGCCTGCTGGCCTGCGCGGCGACGCTGGTGCTGACCGCGCCGTTCACCCCGATGCTGTTCATGGGCGAGGAGTGGGCGGCCGGTACGCCCTGGCAGTACTTCGCCGACCACACGGACCCGCAGCTCGCCGAGGCGGTACGGCGCGGGCGGCGCCGGGAGTTCGCGGCGCACGGCTGGGCCGAGGAGGACGTACCCGACCCGGGGGACCCGGCGACCCGGGAGCGCTCCTGCCTCGACTGGTCGGAACCCGAACGCGCCGCGCACGCGCGGATGCTGGACTGGTACCGGCGGCTGATCGCGCTGCGCCGCGACCAGCCCGACCTCACCGACCCGGACCTCGCCGACACGAAGGTGGCCTACGACGCGGGGGCCCG comes from the Streptomyces sp. SUK 48 genome and includes:
- a CDS encoding DUF1707 and FHA domain-containing protein, with the translated sequence MTSSFEFPTAPAPASARLSDTEREAALEVLRDGAAKGRLSHETFVRRMELALAARHADELAVLVADLPRDSRLSRVVFGTVEAVSGFTVRLRRAWQAERLPKLLLPGPAHTRPLRIGRDPGNGLRLTHETVSRVHAELSHQGGLWILRDLGSTNGTTVNGRRVIGAVAVREGDQVAFGRVAYRLSLG
- the treZ gene encoding malto-oligosyltrehalose trehalohydrolase, with translation MQFEVWAPQADRVTLQCEGATRALARDPERGGWWKGEAAAGDGARYGFALDDGPVLPDPRSRRQPDGPDGLSAVVDQERYRWRVPWPGRELPGAVLYELHVGTYTPEGTLDAAADRLGHLVELGITHVELMPLCPFPGRHGWGYDGVAPWAVHEPYGGPEALKRFVDRAHELGLGVVLDVVHNHLGPSGNYLPSFGPYFTDTHTTPWGAAMNLDAPGSDEVRAFLVGSALAWLRDFRLDGLRLDAVHALYDTRAVHFLEELSAAVDHLAAEVGRPLFLIAETDLNDPRLITPRGEHGLGLHAQWNDDFHHALHTALTGESQGYYADFARDPFAALARTLTGGYFHDGTYSGFRGRHHGRPLDRARVAGHRLLGYSQTHDQIGNRAQGDRLCAHLSPGLLACAATLVLTAPFTPMLFMGEEWAAGTPWQYFADHTDPQLAEAVRRGRRREFAAHGWAEEDVPDPGDPATRERSCLDWSEPERAAHARMLDWYRRLIALRRDQPDLTDPDLADTKVAYDAGARWLAFRRGDVRVAVNLGEEPAAIPLGSRPALVLAAWEPVEPPGADGVLQLPGESCVVLSQP